A stretch of Cyanobacterium sp. HL-69 DNA encodes these proteins:
- the speD gene encoding S-adenosylmethionine decarboxylase SpeD, whose translation MNKVGTHLVVDAWEAPADLLNSPERIRQGLLDAISAGKATLIDMCVHQFSPHGVTATVTLAESHIAIHTWPEHGYFAADLFFCGAGQPKEAMKVLQVALEAKKATMREIDRGFEQPIHEQLTDVVSENFVYDLQAVG comes from the coding sequence ATGAATAAAGTGGGTACACATTTAGTGGTAGACGCTTGGGAAGCACCGGCGGATCTTTTAAATAGTCCTGAAAGAATCCGTCAAGGATTATTAGATGCCATCAGTGCTGGTAAAGCGACATTGATTGATATGTGTGTACACCAATTTAGTCCCCATGGTGTAACAGCTACCGTTACCCTCGCGGAATCTCATATTGCTATTCATACATGGCCAGAACATGGTTACTTTGCCGCAGATTTATTTTTCTGTGGTGCTGGGCAACCAAAAGAAGCTATGAAAGTGTTACAAGTAGCCCTCGAAGCCAAAAAAGCCACCATGCGAGAAATCGACAGGGGTTTTGAACAACCAATTCATGAACAATTAACTGATGTTGTCAGTGAAAATTTTGTTTATGATTTACAGGCGGTAGGTTAA